Proteins encoded together in one Candidatus Dormiibacterota bacterium window:
- a CDS encoding methyltransferase domain-containing protein — MVVTDRVPEFELPLGGEPVEVVLHDPDGGAVAGRWHFASGGRSLQIDLLSAELCRVDGRRADEEEVAEGFIPWPRLTFTVNGRAHEVVSNNGEVLRRHYGREHHQEVSYAVPAPFNTAFHAARIEQARRLLRGVSGRVLDLGSGYSLVGMAGPWSFDLYACDWDDAALREVVRSGRARVAVRGSAQQVPFAPGGFDAVYAGEIIEHLVERPEALRAWVSLLRPGGRLVLTTPNRRHLWARVTGREQVQNPEHLHEYTVAELRSEIEAAGARVRHLEGLVLPLPIWVPRRGLRDAVHSVFCRFLPNHPVVLRRVVDLGRPVPWLAQNLAVIAERV; from the coding sequence ATGGTGGTGACCGACCGCGTGCCCGAGTTCGAGCTGCCCCTCGGCGGCGAGCCGGTCGAGGTCGTGCTCCACGATCCCGACGGTGGCGCGGTGGCGGGACGCTGGCACTTCGCCAGCGGCGGTCGCAGCCTGCAGATCGACCTGCTCTCGGCCGAGCTCTGCCGGGTCGACGGCCGGCGGGCCGACGAGGAGGAGGTGGCCGAGGGCTTCATCCCCTGGCCGCGGCTCACCTTCACCGTCAACGGCCGCGCCCACGAGGTGGTCTCCAACAACGGCGAGGTGCTGCGGCGCCATTACGGGCGCGAGCACCACCAGGAGGTCAGCTACGCGGTCCCGGCCCCGTTCAACACCGCCTTCCACGCGGCGCGCATCGAGCAGGCGCGCCGGCTGCTGCGAGGGGTGAGCGGGCGGGTGCTCGACCTCGGCTCCGGGTACTCGCTGGTGGGCATGGCCGGGCCCTGGAGCTTCGACCTCTACGCCTGCGACTGGGACGACGCCGCCCTCCGCGAGGTCGTCCGCAGCGGCAGGGCGCGGGTGGCGGTGCGGGGCTCGGCCCAGCAGGTGCCGTTCGCTCCCGGCGGCTTCGACGCCGTCTACGCCGGGGAGATCATCGAGCACCTGGTCGAGCGCCCGGAGGCGCTCCGCGCCTGGGTGTCGCTGCTCCGCCCCGGCGGCCGGCTGGTGCTCACCACCCCCAACCGCCGCCACCTCTGGGCCCGGGTCACCGGGCGCGAGCAGGTGCAGAACCCCGAGCACCTCCACGAGTACACCGTCGCCGAGCTGCGCTCGGAGATCGAGGCCGCGGGGGCGCGGGTCCGTCACCTCGAGGGGCTGGTGCTGCCCCTGCCCATCTGGGTGCCGAGGCGGGGGCTGCGCGACGCCGTCCACTCGGTCTTCTGCCGCTTCCTCCCCAACCACCCGGTGGTGCTGCGGCGGGTGGTCGACCTCGGCCGGCCGGTGCCGTGGCTCGCCCAGAACCTGGCGGTGATCGCCGAGCGGGTCTGA